The Gloeocapsa sp. DLM2.Bin57 genome segment GAACATTATCTGGGTGAATTGTTAAAAAATGGACAACTAAACTATAATCTCGATGCTAGAGTACTAAATTATAGTATGGGATTACCAAAAGTAGATAATCCTGCTAGTGAAGGAAAATATTAAGTAACGATGAATCCCTGGGAATATAAACCATGGTGGTGTCAACCTTGGTCAATTGTTCTAACTGGTATAATAGTAATAGTCAGTAGCTGGCAATTGGGTCAAAAAATCTGGTTAACCCTTGGGGTTAGTTTGTTAATTTTATCCTGGTGGTATTATTTTTTGATAATTTGGCCCAAACTCCTCCAAGAATATTATCATTCTCAGAGTGCAGAAACTGAAAAAAACAAGACGTCATCTTAACAGTAGGAGGATGTTTAATGAGAAATACTGGGGCAAAAATTCAATGCACAAATCCCAATTGTCAGGTATTTAATCTCGAATCGGAAAACTTCTGTTCTCAATGTAGAACACCAGTCATAAAACGATATCTGTGGGGAATGGGAACAACAGCAGCTAGTTTTAAAACCGGTGAACTAGTGGGCGATCGCTATTTAGTTAAACAACCAAGAATATTTTTAGATATCAAACCAGGTCAAATACCAGATTTACCAGAAGATCTACCCGCAGAAATAGCACCCTACCTGTTATTATTCCCCTATCGGTTACATCTTCCTCAAATCTATGGACTCCTCCCTAACCCATTAGGTGAGGTGATCTGGTTATTAGAATATAATTACTTACCACTGAGTAAAGAATCTATATTAAAAAATGGGGAGTTATTCTCTCCCCTAACAGAAGTTTGGTCAGAAGCATCAGGATTACGTCAGTTAAACTGGTTGTGGCAAATGGCTACATTGTGGCAACCTTTATTCAGTCAAAAAGCAGCCTGGAGTCTCTTAAATCCCTCTCTGTTAAAAACCAAAGGACAGATGATCCAATTACAAGAATTAGATCTAAATCCAGAACCAGAACCACAATTAGCAGATTTGGGGAATCTCTGGACAGAATGGGTAAAACAAAGTTCTCCGGAAATTAAAGATTTTTTAGCCCAATTATGTACAGAATTACAAACAGGTCAAATTAAACGAGTTAAAAAACTAGTATCTATTCTAGACCAAGCTATTTACAAATTAGGAAAAGAACAACAGCGTAATTATCAGGTTTTCACTCTCACAGATGCAGGACCTAGCCGAGAACATAACGAAGACAATTGTTATCCATCCTCGGGAAGTTTTGTCAAAGAACCCTCAATGGCGATCGTCTGTGATGGTTTAGGAGGACAAGAAGGAGGAGAAATAGCCTCTAGATTAGCGGTGGAAATTCTCGAAGAACAACTAAATCAGCTTAATTTTGAGGAAAAATTATGGCGACCTGAAGCTAATATCAAGGAATTAGATAGAATCATTCGGGAAGCTAACGACAAAATCAGCGAACGCAACGATCTAGAAAAAAGAAAAGAACGTCAACGCATGGGCACAACCCTAGTGATGACTGTAGCTCAAGCTCATGAACTTTACTATCATTATATCGGTGATTCGCGGATTTATTTAATTACTAAAAATGGTACTTATCAACTTACGGTTGATGATGATTTAGCCTCCCGAGAAGTCAGACTAGGATATTCGCTATATAGAGATGCTCTACAATATCCTAACTCAGGAGCATTAACTCAAGCCTTGGGGATGGCATCTTCTGGTGGTTTACACATCAATCACAGACGTTTAATTCTCGATGAAGATTGTTTATTATTACTGTGTTCCGATGGTTTGAGTGATTACGATCGCATAGAACAATATTGGGAAAATAAGATTTTACCCGCTTTGACTCAAGGTATTAGTTTAGCTACTATTGGTAGTCAGTTAATCAATATGGCTAATGAGAAAAACGGTCACGATAACGCTACTATAGCTTTATTACACTGTCAAGTTACCCCCCTAGATCAGACGACTAATTTAGTCTGGTCAGAGATTCAACCCTCTATCCCCACTATTCCTCCTGAGGATAATAGCGAGGATCTTTCCCTAGGAGAAATGCCTACTGTACCAGTTAAGCTGGTTTCTCCCCCAGAAAATATTGAGCCTTTACTTCAGTCTAAAGCAACTCAAGAAGTAGCTCAACCTCAGACTACTACCAAATCTTCTCCATTTAAGCCATTAGTTGCCTTACTTTCTCTACTGTTATTAGGGGGATTAGGGGGATTGGGTTGGTTTGTCTATAAAAATGTTTTAACAACCACTCAGAATGCTTCTGATCCTGTAAATATTCCTAATCCTATTAACCCAGATCCCACTCCAGAATCACCTCAGGATCTTA includes the following:
- a CDS encoding serine/threonine-protein phosphatase, with amino-acid sequence MRNTGAKIQCTNPNCQVFNLESENFCSQCRTPVIKRYLWGMGTTAASFKTGELVGDRYLVKQPRIFLDIKPGQIPDLPEDLPAEIAPYLLLFPYRLHLPQIYGLLPNPLGEVIWLLEYNYLPLSKESILKNGELFSPLTEVWSEASGLRQLNWLWQMATLWQPLFSQKAAWSLLNPSLLKTKGQMIQLQELDLNPEPEPQLADLGNLWTEWVKQSSPEIKDFLAQLCTELQTGQIKRVKKLVSILDQAIYKLGKEQQRNYQVFTLTDAGPSREHNEDNCYPSSGSFVKEPSMAIVCDGLGGQEGGEIASRLAVEILEEQLNQLNFEEKLWRPEANIKELDRIIREANDKISERNDLEKRKERQRMGTTLVMTVAQAHELYYHYIGDSRIYLITKNGTYQLTVDDDLASREVRLGYSLYRDALQYPNSGALTQALGMASSGGLHINHRRLILDEDCLLLLCSDGLSDYDRIEQYWENKILPALTQGISLATIGSQLINMANEKNGHDNATIALLHCQVTPLDQTTNLVWSEIQPSIPTIPPEDNSEDLSLGEMPTVPVKLVSPPENIEPLLQSKATQEVAQPQTTTKSSPFKPLVALLSLLLLGGLGGLGWFVYKNVLTTTQNASDPVNIPNPINPDPTPESPQDLKEGDIIQITDNLPTVDSNPEAEATPETDNPSTVEPNPQP